A single region of the Thermoanaerobacterium aotearoense genome encodes:
- the plsX gene encoding phosphate acyltransferase PlsX codes for MKIAVDAMGGDYAPREIIKGVEKALDSFDIEIILVGNKEQLDKYVREKDGLTIVHAKDVITNNEPPVAAIRKKKDSSMAVGIEMLKRDEVDAFLSAGNTGALMAGSLFNIGRIKGIDRPALAPILPTLNGATILLDAGSNTDCKPINLFQFAIMGSVYAQKMLNVDNPKIGLFNIGAEEEKGNELTKQVYDLIKNSHLNFIGNVEGRDIAYGVADVVTCDGFVGNAILKSMEGTASVISSLLKQELQKNIFTKLGAMLIYGALKNIVKKMDYTEYGGAPLLGIKKPVIKAHGSSKEKAIFNAIRQAKTIVEMDVISHIQREIELIGDDISAAK; via the coding sequence TTGAAAATAGCGGTTGATGCTATGGGAGGAGATTATGCACCGCGAGAGATTATAAAAGGCGTTGAAAAGGCTTTAGATAGTTTCGATATAGAAATAATTTTGGTTGGAAACAAAGAGCAATTAGATAAATATGTAAGGGAAAAAGATGGTTTGACTATTGTACATGCAAAAGATGTAATTACAAACAATGAACCACCTGTAGCCGCGATAAGGAAGAAGAAAGATTCTTCTATGGCTGTTGGCATTGAAATGCTTAAAAGGGATGAAGTGGATGCTTTTTTGTCAGCAGGCAATACGGGTGCTTTAATGGCAGGTTCACTTTTTAATATTGGAAGGATCAAAGGAATAGACAGACCTGCTTTGGCGCCAATATTGCCAACTTTGAATGGTGCAACGATTTTACTTGATGCCGGCTCAAACACAGATTGCAAACCGATAAATTTGTTCCAGTTTGCCATAATGGGAAGTGTATATGCGCAAAAAATGCTTAATGTCGACAATCCCAAAATTGGATTGTTTAATATTGGCGCTGAAGAAGAAAAGGGAAATGAGCTTACAAAACAAGTTTACGATTTAATAAAAAATTCTCATTTAAATTTCATTGGAAATGTAGAGGGCAGAGACATTGCGTATGGTGTAGCAGACGTTGTAACATGTGATGGATTCGTTGGAAATGCCATCTTAAAGTCGATGGAAGGGACTGCGTCTGTAATATCATCCCTGTTAAAGCAGGAGCTTCAAAAGAATATATTTACTAAATTAGGCGCGATGTTAATTTACGGCGCTCTAAAAAACATAGTTAAGAAAATGGATTACACTGAATACGGTGGTGCTCCGCTTCTTGGCATAAAGAAACCTGTTATCAAAGCTCATGGAAGTTCGAAAGAAAAAGCAATTTTTAATGCTATAAGACAGGCTAAAACCATTGTGGAAATGGATGTTATATCGCACATCCAGAGGGAAATAGAATTGATTGGAGATGATATAAGTGCTGCAAAATAG
- a CDS encoding acetate/propionate family kinase has translation MKILVINCGSSSLKYQLIESTDGNVLAKGLAERIGINDSMLTHNANGEKIKIKKDMKDHKDAIKLVLDALVNSDYGVIKDMSEIDAVGHRVVHGGESFTSSVLINDEVLKAITDCIELAPLHNPANIEGIKACQQIMPNVPMVAVFDTAFHQTMPDYAYLYPIPYEYYTKYRIRRYGFHGTSHKYVSNRAAEILNKPIEDLKIITCHLGNGSSIAAVKYGKSIDTSMGFTPLEGLAMGTRSGSIDPSIISYLMEKENISAEEVVNILNKKSGVYGISGISSDFRDLEDAAFKNGDERAQLALNVFAYRVKKTIGAYAAAMGGVDVIVFTAGVGENGPEIREFILDGLEFLGFSLDKEKNKVRGKETIISTPNSKVSVMVVPTNEEYMIAKDTEKIVKSIK, from the coding sequence ATGAAAATACTGGTTATTAATTGCGGAAGTTCTTCGCTAAAATATCAACTGATTGAATCAACTGATGGAAATGTGTTGGCAAAAGGCCTTGCTGAAAGAATCGGCATAAATGATTCCATGTTGACACATAATGCTAACGGAGAAAAAATCAAGATAAAAAAAGACATGAAAGATCACAAAGACGCAATAAAATTGGTTTTAGATGCTTTGGTAAACAGTGACTACGGCGTTATAAAAGATATGTCTGAGATAGATGCTGTAGGACATAGAGTTGTTCACGGAGGAGAATCTTTTACATCATCAGTTCTCATAAATGATGAAGTGTTAAAAGCGATAACAGATTGCATAGAATTAGCTCCACTGCACAATCCTGCTAATATAGAAGGAATTAAAGCTTGCCAGCAAATCATGCCAAACGTTCCAATGGTGGCGGTATTTGATACAGCCTTTCATCAGACAATGCCTGATTATGCATATCTTTATCCAATACCTTATGAATACTACACAAAGTACAGGATTAGAAGATATGGATTTCATGGCACATCGCATAAATATGTTTCAAATAGGGCTGCAGAGATTTTGAATAAACCTATTGAAGATTTGAAAATCATAACTTGTCATCTTGGAAATGGCTCCAGCATTGCTGCTGTCAAATATGGTAAATCAATTGACACAAGCATGGGATTTACACCATTAGAAGGTTTGGCTATGGGTACACGATCTGGAAGCATAGACCCATCCATCATTTCGTATCTTATGGAAAAAGAAAATATAAGCGCTGAAGAAGTAGTAAATATATTAAATAAAAAATCTGGTGTTTACGGTATTTCAGGAATAAGCAGCGATTTTAGAGACTTAGAAGATGCCGCCTTTAAAAATGGAGATGAAAGAGCTCAGTTGGCTTTAAATGTGTTTGCATATCGAGTAAAGAAGACGATTGGCGCTTATGCAGCAGCTATGGGAGGCGTCGATGTCATTGTATTTACAGCAGGTGTTGGTGAAAATGGTCCTGAGATACGAGAATTTATACTTGATGGATTAGAGTTTTTAGGGTTCAGCTTGGATAAAGAAAAAAATAAAGTCAGAGGAAAAGAAACTATTATATCTACGCCGAATTCAAAAGTTAGCGTGATGGTTGTGCCTACTAATGAAGAATACATGATTGCTAAAGATACTGAAAAGATTGTAAAGAGTATAAAATAG
- the rpmF gene encoding 50S ribosomal protein L32, translated as MPVPKRRTSKARRDKRRHSHSLAVPAYVLCPQCHEPKLPHRVCLSCGYYDGKEVLKVEEK; from the coding sequence ATGCCAGTTCCAAAACGTAGAACATCTAAGGCAAGAAGAGATAAAAGAAGGCATAGCCATAGTTTAGCTGTACCTGCTTATGTTTTGTGCCCACAATGTCACGAACCAAAATTGCCCCACAGAGTTTGTTTAAGCTGTGGTTATTACGATGGTAAAGAGGTATTGAAAGTGGAAGAAAAGTAA
- the pta gene encoding phosphate acetyltransferase — translation MSIIQNIIEKAKSDKKKIVLPEGAEPRTLKAAEIVLKEGIADLVLLGNEDEIRNAAKDLDISKAEIIDPVKSEMFDRYANDFYELRKNKGITLEKARETIKDNIYFGCMMVKEGYADGLVSGAIHATADLLRPAFQIIKTAPGAKIVSSFFIMEVPNCEYGENGVFLFADCAVNPSPNAEELASIAVQSANTAKNLLGFEPKVAMLSFSTKGSASHELVDKVRKATEIAKELMPDVAIDGELQLDAALVKEVAELKAPGSKVAGCANVLIFPDLQAGNIGYKLVQRLAKANAIGPITQGMGAPVNDLSRGCSYRDIVDVIATTAVQAQ, via the coding sequence ATGAGCATTATTCAAAACATCATTGAAAAAGCTAAAAGCGATAAAAAGAAAATTGTTCTGCCAGAAGGTGCAGAACCCAGGACATTAAAAGCTGCTGAAATAGTTTTAAAAGAAGGGATTGCAGATTTAGTGCTTCTTGGAAATGAAGATGAGATAAGAAATGCTGCAAAAGACTTGGACATATCCAAAGCTGAAATCATTGACCCTGTAAAGTCTGAAATGTTTGATAGGTATGCTAATGATTTCTATGAGTTAAGGAAGAACAAAGGAATCACGTTGGAAAAAGCCAGAGAAACAATCAAGGATAATATCTATTTTGGATGTATGATGGTTAAAGAAGGTTATGCTGATGGATTGGTATCTGGCGCTATTCATGCTACTGCAGATTTATTAAGACCTGCATTTCAGATAATTAAAACGGCTCCAGGAGCAAAGATAGTATCAAGCTTTTTTATAATGGAAGTGCCTAATTGTGAATATGGTGAAAATGGTGTATTCTTGTTTGCTGATTGTGCGGTCAACCCATCGCCTAATGCAGAAGAACTTGCTTCTATTGCCGTACAATCTGCTAATACTGCAAAGAATTTGTTGGGCTTTGAACCAAAAGTTGCCATGCTATCATTTTCTACAAAAGGTAGTGCATCACATGAATTAGTAGATAAAGTAAGAAAAGCGACAGAGATAGCAAAAGAATTGATGCCAGATGTTGCTATCGACGGTGAATTGCAATTGGATGCTGCTCTTGTTAAAGAAGTTGCAGAGCTAAAAGCGCCGGGAAGCAAAGTTGCGGGATGTGCAAATGTGCTTATATTCCCTGATTTACAAGCTGGTAATATAGGATATAAGCTTGTACAGAGGTTAGCTAAGGCAAATGCAATTGGACCTATAACACAAGGAATGGGTGCACCGGTTAATGATTTATCAAGAGGATGCAGCTATAGAGATATTGTTGACGTAATAGCAACAACAGCTGTGCAGGCTCAATAA
- the fapR gene encoding transcription factor FapR encodes MATKLSKRDRLKKLKIEIEKYPFYTDDELADLFSVSVQTIRLDRMELGIPELRERIKNVAEKNYNKVKAIVGSEIVGELIDLELGKSGISVFEPTPEMAFLKTKIIRGHYIYSQAESLAISVIDAEAALIGVANIKYKYPVKIGDRLVAKAEVTRKRGNKYFVWVMIKVKDREVFRGKFILVSLESDSTEKEVQQP; translated from the coding sequence GTGGCCACGAAGCTTAGTAAAAGAGATAGATTAAAAAAGTTAAAAATTGAAATCGAAAAATATCCATTTTACACAGATGATGAGTTAGCTGATTTGTTTTCGGTTAGCGTTCAGACGATAAGGCTGGATAGAATGGAATTAGGCATTCCAGAGCTTAGAGAAAGAATAAAGAACGTAGCTGAAAAAAATTATAACAAGGTAAAAGCAATAGTAGGCAGCGAAATAGTAGGTGAACTTATCGATTTAGAGTTAGGAAAAAGTGGAATATCTGTTTTCGAGCCTACGCCTGAAATGGCTTTTTTAAAGACAAAAATTATAAGGGGACATTACATATATTCACAAGCAGAGTCATTGGCGATATCTGTTATCGATGCTGAGGCTGCGTTGATAGGTGTTGCAAATATAAAGTATAAATATCCAGTCAAGATAGGGGATAGGCTTGTCGCAAAAGCAGAAGTAACCAGAAAAAGAGGAAATAAATATTTTGTATGGGTTATGATTAAAGTGAAAGATAGAGAAGTGTTCAGAGGTAAATTCATATTAGTGTCTTTAGAAAGCGATAGTACCGAAAAGGAGGTGCAACAACCTTGA
- a CDS encoding YceD family protein — translation MKIDLSKIKGHRGRSIEVNYVENLSVLEANSNRYVVIKPISVTGSITYDSEGIVLKLLARGAIKVTCDRCLDEFEYEFVIPIDEVVNESDDEFSGEVEDEKLDLTKIVIENVELSLPMKFICSNDCKGLCPTCGKNLNHEKCDCQIKEIDPRLSVLNKLLQKM, via the coding sequence ATGAAAATTGATTTATCAAAAATTAAAGGACATAGGGGCCGCAGCATCGAAGTCAACTACGTAGAAAATCTGAGTGTTCTTGAGGCAAATAGCAATAGATACGTAGTTATAAAGCCTATTAGCGTAACTGGAAGCATAACATACGATAGTGAAGGAATAGTTTTAAAACTTTTAGCACGCGGGGCTATTAAAGTAACATGCGATAGGTGCCTTGACGAATTTGAGTATGAGTTCGTAATACCTATTGACGAAGTAGTAAACGAGTCTGACGATGAATTTTCAGGTGAAGTGGAAGATGAAAAGCTTGATTTGACGAAAATTGTGATTGAAAATGTGGAACTTTCTCTTCCGATGAAGTTCATTTGCTCGAATGATTGCAAGGGTCTATGTCCTACTTGTGGTAAAAATCTTAATCATGAAAAATGCGATTGCCAAATAAAAGAAATTGATCCACGCCTTTCAGTTTTGAATAAATTACTGCAGAAGATGTAG